GTCCGGCTCATCTTCGGCCTCGGCCAAGGCTTCCCCCACCTTCGACACCACGCCCGTCGCGGCCAGGTCAGGACGCGCAAGAAACTGGACGCGGGCAGGCTGGTCGAGTGCGACAAGCCGGGAATCAGCTTCCCGCACGCGCCCCTGAAACACGAGAGCGTCGGTGTCGGCCAATTCAGCAACCACGAAGCCCCGCCAGACGGCGCGGCCGATCTCGACCTTCCCGCCCGACGGGGAGAACACCACGCCATCCCGCGGGGCCGTGATGCGCGTGTTCTGCAGGTCGTCTTCGAGCTGCGAGAGCTTCTGTCGCAGCGCATCGAGCGCGCTCTGCGCGGCCTTCTGTTGCGACTCGGCCTGCCGGATGCGTGCGTCTCGGCTCTGAGCCGCCTGCTCGTGCGAGACGCGGGCCTCGGTCAGGTGCGCCCGGGCGGTTTCCAGATCCTCAGCGCGCGCACCTGCCGAGGTGTCCTCCAGGACCTTCTGCGCTTGGGAGCGTTCCAGCACGGCGGCGGCGTACTCCAGTTCGGCGGCCCGCACGTCCTTCCCGCTCACGGCGCCCTCCTCGAACATCTCACGCATCGATGCGAGCCGGTCCTCGGCGTAGCGGAACGACGCCTCGGCTCGAGCCACCCGCGCCCGGGCGACGGCGAGAGCACCAGGCAAAGGTCGGCTCTGCTCCAGGTCGAACTGCGCCTGCGCCACCTCTTGCGCGGCCGCCAGTTCGGCGATCTGGCCCTCGACGTCGGCCTTCGCCCGTTCGAGGGCGATTCGGGCCTCCGAGAGGGCCATCTCGGCAGACACCATATCCTCCTTGACGGTCAGGATGCCATCCTCGATATCGGTCGCATCCAGTTCGATTATCACCTCTCCCTGCCGTACCGCAGTGCCGTCGGGGACCACGCTCACCACCGACAGGCCGTCCAGCGCGCTAGTCACCCGTGTCTTCTCCGCTGGCTGCAACTTGCCAGGGACCCTTACCATCTGCCGGAAGGCCCCCCGCCGCACCTGCGCGAGAAGCGCACCAGGCGCATGCGGGGCGTTCGGCGTGCGCGTTGAGGCAGCCAGCAGGAGCAGCAGACAGAGGCCGCCTGTCCATCTCGCCCACCACAGGAGCCTTGTCTTTGCGCGTGCCATGTTCAGAGGCCTACTCCTTGCCCGTCCGGGCGGCGGCCAACTCAACCGTCCCCGTCATTCCCGGCAACACCCGCAGCTCTTCGCCCTGCGGCAATTCGACAAGGACGTCCACTCGCGCCGCTCGGACGCCGGAGAGGCGGGGAGCGTCGACCATCGTTGACAGGATCTCCTCCCGGTCCGTCACGAGCGGCACGACCGAGAGCACTTCGCCGTCGAAGGCCCGCCCTGGGAATGCTAGTAGCTCGACCCGCGCCTTGTCGCCGATCGCCACGCGACCCAGATAAGGCTCCTCGACGACTGCGCAGAACTTGAGTCGCGACAAGTCCACGATGTACCCGACACACTGGACCGACGCCGGAAGGTCGTCCCCAATGGAGACGCGCTTGCGAAGGTAATGGATGTAGGGGTTGTACATGATGCTCCCGGCTACGGGGGCGCGCACGATCCTGTACTCGTACTGGTCCTTGTAGTGCTGGGACTCCTCGTCAGCGTCGGCCACAGCAGCCTGAGCGACGGCCAGCTCCGCCTCGGTGACGGACGCCATCTTGTCCGCCATTGCTTCGGCGAACGCGAGCTTCCCCTCGGCCTCTTCGAGGTCGAGTTCGGCCTCGCGGATCCGGGCGGCGGGAGCGCCTGCTTTCACCTTCGCCAGGCGGATCTCCGCCTCCCGAACGGCCAAATCGGCGAGCGACTCCGCCAGTTCCTTCGCCTGCAGTTCGCGGACCGAGTCCAGACCGGCCTCCCGGGCCAGCGCCAGCCGTTGCCGGGCGCGCTCGCGTTCGATCTCGGCCCGGCGGAGTCTGGCCTCTTCCGCCGCAATGGGGTGCGGACCGGGCTGGGCCCGGAGCAGATCAAGTCGCAAGCCGGCGACTTTGCGCGCCATTTGCGCCTTCCTGACCTCCGCCCGCCAGCGACTCGTTTCGTTGTCCATCTTGCGGCGCAGTTGTTCGAGTTCGGCGCGCGCAAACTTGGGGGGATCCTCCGCCCGCTTCACATAGGCGTGCGTGTGGTAGCCGTTCGTCTCCAGGACCGCGTCGCCTTCGTTCAGCCAGCTATACTGCGGCGCCAGACGGATGATGGTCCCGGCGACGCTGTTGTGGGTGAGGACGGCCGTGCTGCGCACGGGTTCGACGGCCCCGGCGAATCGCAGTGCGTCCGGGGCGCTTTGCAGGGCTGGTCCGTGTGCGGAGCGCCCGGACGACCCTTCCGGCGTGGCGTCGGCGACTATCGTGGCTTCGCCGCCGAGGCCCGGCAGGAGCCCGTCCGGCGGGTTGTCGATCTCGATGAGCACCTCAAACTCCTTCGGCCGAGGCGATTCCAGTTCCGCGACAGCGGGCCGCTCCTCGTCTTCCCTGGCGCTGGCCACATCCAGCGACGTGACGCGGCCCGTGAGGACCTGTTCCGGAAGCGCTGACAGTGTGACCCGGGCAGTCTGCCCGGCATGGATACGCCCCAGGACACCCTCGCCGGCCCGTCCGCGGAAGCGGAATGCTCTCCCGCCGAAGATGGAGCAGATGCGCTCACCCCATCCGACCTCGACGCCGGGGCCCACCTTCTCAAACTGTCCGGACCCGACGTACGTCTTCTCGTAAGCAACAAAGCCGTCAGCGGGCGCCGTCCGCACGGCACCCGCAATGATGCCTTCCCAGAGATCGACCTCCCTTTGGGCGAGGGAGAGCCGGTACTCCCCACCGCGCACGTCCAGGCGCGCTCTCTCGACTGCCAGCGACTTCTCGGCAATATCCAAATCGGCGTCCATCCGTGCCATGGCCAGTTCCGACTCAGCAATCTCGATCTCCCGCGATTCGGCACCTTGCTCCACTTCGCTCAGTTCTGCGCGCGCGACATCGGCGTCGGCAGCAGCGATGTCGGCGGCAAGCCGAGCCTCCATCACGGCCTGCCGGGCCTCCGCCTGGGACTCGACCATCGCATCGACTGCCTCGACCTGTCGACGTGCCTCCTTCGAGTGCGCAAGCCGCAGCTCCAGGTCCGATCGGGCGGCAGACAGCTCGATCGGGTCGGGCAGCCCCCGGAGCCGTTCGACCGCCAGTTGCAGGGGCTGGAGGCGGGGCGCAGCCTTCTTCTTGGTCGCCTCAAGATCGGCCTGGGCGGCGCTGAGCCGGGCCTCTGCGCCCGCCAGTTCGGCTTCACGTCTCTTGACTAGCCCCTGGCAGTTGTCCCTCTCGCGCTCCCACAGGTTCGTCTCTACGCTCAGTAGGAAGTCGCCCTTGTGGACGAAGGTTCCCTCAGGCACGATTTCCCTGATAACGTCACCCCGGAACTTCCAGTGGACCTCGCGCCGCCCAACCCAGACAGCATCGGCGGCCGAAATCTCGCCGGGGATCTGGATGCCCTGGACCACAGCCGCCGCATGCTCCTCGGCCGCTTGGGTCGACACGCCCCAGGAGCAGACCACAGCCAGCACGGCCAGGACCACCTCGCACACTGCGCTCTTTGAGGAGAATCCACGCACGCATGCTCCTCCTGGTGCTGGTCAGTCGCTCAGAATCGCCACTTCGTCGCCAGGCTCGAGCCCTGCGGCAATCACGGCCATTCCGTTGTGCTCCCCGGCGACTTCCACGGCCTGCGGTAGCCACGCGCCGCCGCGACGGACGAGGGCCCAGCGGCTATCCGCGGCCTCACGGAGGCATGCCTGTGGCACAAGCAGGACGGTGCGTGCCTCCGCGAGCGCTATCACGGCTTCACCGCTCATGTTCTGCGGCAGGTTCAGTCCTGCCGCGTGGTCGACGGCGATCACGACATCGTAGACGTTCACACCCGCATCTGGGCGCTCCTCCCAATTGGCGAACTGCGCCGTCCTCGAAAGGTCGTCGGCTGTGGCGCCGACCGCCGCCACCGTCCCGGCGAGCGTTCTGCCCGGCAAGCCGGGAATGCTGAGTTCGACCGGCTGCCCCACCGATATCTGCGCTACCTCGTCCTCGCCGGCGCGAGCGACAAACGCCCACTGCGACGGATCCAGAACCTGGGCGATCGTCGCCGTCCAGAGCGGTCCGACGCCGGGACGTGCCTTGCCGCCGACGTAGATGGGAGGGCGAACAACGATGCCGGCCATCGGCGCCCTGCGCGTCTCCCGCTCCTGGCACCCCAGCCAGTGGTCGAGCGCGGCCTGCTGCACTTCGCCCGCACGCTCCGCCTGCGCGAGGTTCGCCGCGTGCAGTGCGCGGGCAGCGGCCGCCGCCTCTCGCGCCGACTCGAGCGCCGACTCCGCCTGGGTGACCGCGCGCCGCGTGTCGAGCAACTCGGCATCGCCAGGCTGGTGCGTCAGGACGGCCAGGTCCGCCTTCGCTTTCTTCAACTGTGCCTCGGCCAGGCGGTGCTTGTGATCGAGTTCCCGTGCGCTTTCCCGCGCGGTCAGGCCCTTCTCCGCCAGGCCCTTTGCGCGGGTCAGAGCGGTGGCCGCTGCGTCGCGCTCCAGCCGACAGCGCTCGCACGCCAACTGAGCCAACTGGAGGTCGCCCTCAAGGGGCCCTTCGTCGAGCGCCTCCAGGCGTATCCGGGCGCGGCGGAGCGCAATGTCCGCCGCGCGCACGGTCTGCTGGTCCGTCATCTCGGCCAACTCGAAACGGGCGCGGGAGAGGCCCTCGCGCACCTTCCCGCGTCGCAAGTCCCGCTTCCGCTCCGCGACCCGTGTCTCGACCGTCTCGTTGAACACCGACGCCACTGGATCGCCCGCAGCTACGGCACTCGCTTCGTCCGCCATCCAGCCGACGATCATCCAGTAGCAGTAGTGGCTGACGATGTCGTGCCAGTGCGTGGATCTCACCTCGCCGGGCAGCGTCAGCGTGGGCACGAATACATGACGGCCAGCGACTACGCTCAGGCCGCTTGGCGTGAGCCGCGGAGGCGCGCTGAGGTCCTCCGCGCCCCAGGCAAGCCTCGCAGCATGCACGCACACGAGGAGCGCGACCGCCCGCACGACTCGCCGGCTATCCACAGGCAACACGGGCCGTCCTCGCAGGAAGCAGGAAGACACGCCGTCCTCAGGCATGAGCGGCCGGCACCCACGCTCCGGCCGCAGGCATTATGGCCGCACCCGGCACCACCGTCAACACACATTCGGCCGCCTGCACCTCCACGCCGCCGCGCACGCCGTAGACCTTGCTCAGCCCC
This is a stretch of genomic DNA from Candidatus Brocadiaceae bacterium. It encodes these proteins:
- a CDS encoding HlyD family efflux transporter periplasmic adaptor subunit, with protein sequence MTSALDGLSVVSVVPDGTAVRQGEVIIELDATDIEDGILTVKEDMVSAEMALSEARIALERAKADVEGQIAELAAAQEVAQAQFDLEQSRPLPGALAVARARVARAEASFRYAEDRLASMREMFEEGAVSGKDVRAAELEYAAAVLERSQAQKVLEDTSAGARAEDLETARAHLTEARVSHEQAAQSRDARIRQAESQQKAAQSALDALRQKLSQLEDDLQNTRITAPRDGVVFSPSGGKVEIGRAVWRGFVVAELADTDALVFQGRVREADSRLVALDQPARVQFLARPDLAATGVVSKVGEALAEAEDEPDVQYLEVEIKLDAVPPNMRPYMTGDASIEVAHADGLIVPRACLRDGKVVIWTGGTRETRSVDVLAADSSTAVIRGGLAEGEWILLNPEE
- a CDS encoding HlyD family efflux transporter periplasmic adaptor subunit gives rise to the protein MRGFSSKSAVCEVVLAVLAVVCSWGVSTQAAEEHAAAVVQGIQIPGEISAADAVWVGRREVHWKFRGDVIREIVPEGTFVHKGDFLLSVETNLWERERDNCQGLVKRREAELAGAEARLSAAQADLEATKKKAAPRLQPLQLAVERLRGLPDPIELSAARSDLELRLAHSKEARRQVEAVDAMVESQAEARQAVMEARLAADIAAADADVARAELSEVEQGAESREIEIAESELAMARMDADLDIAEKSLAVERARLDVRGGEYRLSLAQREVDLWEGIIAGAVRTAPADGFVAYEKTYVGSGQFEKVGPGVEVGWGERICSIFGGRAFRFRGRAGEGVLGRIHAGQTARVTLSALPEQVLTGRVTSLDVASAREDEERPAVAELESPRPKEFEVLIEIDNPPDGLLPGLGGEATIVADATPEGSSGRSAHGPALQSAPDALRFAGAVEPVRSTAVLTHNSVAGTIIRLAPQYSWLNEGDAVLETNGYHTHAYVKRAEDPPKFARAELEQLRRKMDNETSRWRAEVRKAQMARKVAGLRLDLLRAQPGPHPIAAEEARLRRAEIERERARQRLALAREAGLDSVRELQAKELAESLADLAVREAEIRLAKVKAGAPAARIREAELDLEEAEGKLAFAEAMADKMASVTEAELAVAQAAVADADEESQHYKDQYEYRIVRAPVAGSIMYNPYIHYLRKRVSIGDDLPASVQCVGYIVDLSRLKFCAVVEEPYLGRVAIGDKARVELLAFPGRAFDGEVLSVVPLVTDREEILSTMVDAPRLSGVRAARVDVLVELPQGEELRVLPGMTGTVELAAARTGKE
- a CDS encoding efflux RND transporter periplasmic adaptor subunit yields the protein MPTLTLPGEVRSTHWHDIVSHYCYWMIVGWMADEASAVAAGDPVASVFNETVETRVAERKRDLRRGKVREGLSRARFELAEMTDQQTVRAADIALRRARIRLEALDEGPLEGDLQLAQLACERCRLERDAAATALTRAKGLAEKGLTARESARELDHKHRLAEAQLKKAKADLAVLTHQPGDAELLDTRRAVTQAESALESAREAAAAARALHAANLAQAERAGEVQQAALDHWLGCQERETRRAPMAGIVVRPPIYVGGKARPGVGPLWTATIAQVLDPSQWAFVARAGEDEVAQISVGQPVELSIPGLPGRTLAGTVAAVGATADDLSRTAQFANWEERPDAGVNVYDVVIAVDHAAGLNLPQNMSGEAVIALAEARTVLLVPQACLREAADSRWALVRRGGAWLPQAVEVAGEHNGMAVIAAGLEPGDEVAILSD